The Bernardetia sp. genome has a segment encoding these proteins:
- a CDS encoding SRPBCC domain-containing protein: MPKNKPQVYTEIQIKASKEKVWQVLTDFQNYPSWNTFIRKLDGSPNMGAKIEAKMFPPVGLPMTFDGVICRNIPNQTLAWNGYMVARWLFAPTHIFEIEEKSENEVLFIHREEYEGAIIPLIKFMLPTLVGKGFELMNQDLKKIVEK; the protein is encoded by the coding sequence ATGCCTAAAAATAAGCCACAAGTCTATACAGAAATCCAAATAAAGGCTTCTAAAGAAAAAGTTTGGCAAGTTCTTACTGACTTTCAAAACTATCCTTCTTGGAATACCTTTATTAGAAAGTTGGATGGAAGTCCAAATATGGGGGCAAAAATAGAAGCTAAAATGTTTCCTCCTGTTGGTTTGCCTATGACTTTTGATGGAGTTATTTGTAGAAATATTCCTAACCAAACGTTAGCTTGGAACGGATATATGGTAGCTCGTTGGCTTTTCGCACCCACTCATATTTTTGAGATAGAAGAGAAATCTGAAAATGAAGTTCTTTTTATTCATAGAGAAGAATACGAAGGTGCTATCATTCCATTGATAAAATTTATGTTGCCTACCTTAGTGGGAAAAGGATTTGAGCTAATGAATCAAGATTTGAAAAAAATTGTAGAAAAATAA
- a CDS encoding ester cyclase, translating to MNLQQNKENAIAFYKTAYEGNPKKAVELYVGNEYIQHNPDVADGLVGFIEYFEKMQREYPNKSIEFVRAIAEGELVALHTHQTWQEKGVQNEYITMDFFRFDENGKICEHWDAIQKIPKESANPNTMY from the coding sequence ATGAATCTACAACAAAATAAAGAAAATGCTATTGCTTTCTACAAAACGGCTTATGAAGGCAATCCGAAAAAAGCTGTGGAACTTTATGTAGGCAATGAATATATTCAGCACAATCCAGATGTAGCTGATGGTTTGGTTGGTTTTATTGAGTATTTTGAAAAAATGCAGAGAGAATACCCCAATAAATCTATTGAATTTGTAAGAGCGATTGCAGAAGGAGAATTAGTGGCATTACATACTCATCAAACGTGGCAAGAAAAAGGTGTTCAAAATGAGTATATCACTATGGATTTTTTTAGATTTGATGAAAATGGAAAAATATGTGAGCATTGGGATGCTATTCAAAAAATCCCTAAAGAATCAGCCAATCCGAATACAATGTATTAG
- a CDS encoding methylmalonyl-CoA mutase family protein — protein MFVDKFENQSKESQSVSLKKQWLETATKFLKGKPYQDLEWEFVEGLSVEPYYTKDEASTDFSYLEILQNNQIALNDPVSVPRFWYNQPIVLINSLEKEELEQSNKEARRVLMTGAEGIVFDLQNIDAEGFDNKCFEYLLFEVALPYCAISFQTDIKENQTLQDFSKAYIDYARDKGFDVSLLTGGIFYHQGLEVDEHSLKFFIDTDIKCRFHPVSLHLKNGDDEAQNIAEILFKVKSLVEKSNNGVLQNVQFVVEATDSFFLTTCKIRALRWLILQMYDLYGVDIQPHIHCMTSKGIDEKSQQDENWNLIRNTTQAFSCILGGTNALTVVTHQNEITEKNKIWANRIARNVSVMLREESFIDKTADPISGSYYCQQMTDKLIDAAWKAFQEMID, from the coding sequence ATGTTTGTAGATAAATTTGAAAATCAAAGTAAAGAAAGTCAATCTGTTTCATTAAAAAAACAATGGCTTGAAACAGCAACTAAGTTTTTGAAAGGAAAACCTTATCAAGATTTAGAGTGGGAGTTTGTAGAAGGATTATCTGTTGAGCCTTATTATACAAAAGATGAAGCAAGTACAGATTTTTCGTATTTAGAAATCCTTCAAAACAACCAAATTGCGCTCAACGACCCTGTTTCTGTGCCTCGTTTTTGGTATAATCAGCCTATTGTTCTCATAAATAGCTTAGAGAAAGAAGAGTTAGAGCAATCCAACAAAGAAGCTCGCCGAGTTCTGATGACAGGAGCAGAAGGAATTGTATTTGATTTACAAAATATAGATGCAGAAGGTTTTGATAACAAGTGTTTTGAATATTTGCTTTTTGAAGTAGCTCTGCCTTATTGTGCTATCAGCTTTCAGACTGATATAAAAGAAAACCAAACCTTGCAAGATTTTTCTAAAGCCTATATAGACTATGCACGTGATAAAGGTTTTGATGTTAGTTTGCTTACTGGAGGAATTTTCTACCATCAAGGTTTAGAAGTGGATGAACATAGCTTAAAGTTTTTTATAGATACAGATATTAAATGTAGATTTCATCCTGTTTCACTTCATCTAAAAAATGGAGATGACGAAGCTCAAAATATTGCAGAAATTCTATTTAAAGTGAAGTCTTTGGTTGAAAAATCAAACAACGGCGTTTTACAAAATGTTCAGTTTGTTGTAGAAGCAACGGATAGTTTTTTCCTTACAACTTGCAAGATACGTGCTTTGAGATGGCTTATACTACAGATGTATGACTTGTATGGTGTAGATATACAGCCTCATATTCATTGTATGACTTCAAAGGGAATAGATGAAAAAAGCCAACAAGATGAAAATTGGAATCTTATCAGAAACACAACACAGGCTTTTTCGTGTATTTTGGGAGGAACAAACGCACTAACTGTTGTTACGCATCAGAATGAAATAACAGAAAAAAACAAAATTTGGGCAAACCGTATCGCTCGCAATGTTTCTGTGATGTTGCGTGAAGAATCTTTCATAGACAAAACAGCTGACCCTATTTCTGGCTCGTATTACTGTCAGCAAATGACTGATAAACTTATCGATGCTGCTTGGAAAGCTTTCCAAGAAATGATAGATTAA
- a CDS encoding CRISPR-associated endoribonuclease Cas6, with protein sequence MRVRIIFDLKNRGAVLPFYHQHLFSGFIKDLLTGTSFGTDENLFYNFSGLKGQTRVSRKGLHYCSRKVTLVLSALRTEVIDELLDSLFSRDKIQIGELELVPEAVEQELMPEQREMTKYICISPLVVSSPRFHRDTKEFIVPSMDKFSDLLYDSTLTRMEESGHYTDAEMAEFYKFQLVPDRRYLEKIQKEEKKFARIYPLDGQGSEVEVRGYTFPFVLYAHPQVQNFICNCGLGEYTDYGFGMLDFAHSDPTQRTQPYGKYGVLEEK encoded by the coding sequence TTGAGAGTTCGAATAATATTTGATTTAAAAAACAGAGGCGCAGTTTTGCCTTTTTATCATCAACACCTTTTTTCTGGATTCATAAAGGACTTGCTTACAGGTACTTCTTTTGGAACAGATGAAAACTTGTTTTACAATTTCTCTGGGCTGAAAGGACAAACACGGGTAAGCCGAAAAGGTCTGCACTACTGTTCAAGAAAAGTAACATTGGTTTTGTCTGCACTCCGAACAGAAGTGATAGATGAGCTTTTGGATAGCCTCTTTAGTAGGGATAAGATACAGATTGGTGAACTAGAATTAGTTCCTGAAGCTGTTGAGCAAGAGCTTATGCCAGAGCAAAGAGAAATGACAAAATATATCTGTATTTCGCCATTGGTGGTTTCTAGTCCTCGTTTTCATAGAGATACAAAGGAATTTATCGTGCCGAGTATGGATAAATTTTCTGATTTGCTCTATGATTCTACACTTACTCGTATGGAGGAGTCTGGACACTACACAGATGCTGAGATGGCAGAGTTTTATAAGTTTCAGCTTGTGCCTGACCGTCGTTACTTGGAAAAAATACAGAAAGAAGAGAAAAAATTTGCTCGTATTTATCCACTTGACGGACAAGGTAGTGAAGTGGAAGTGAGAGGTTATACATTTCCTTTTGTGTTGTATGCACATCCACAGGTTCAGAATTTTATCTGTAATTGTGGGTTGGGCGAATATACAGACTATGGCTTCGGAATGTTAGATTTTGCTCATAGCGACCCTACACAGCGTACACAGCCGTATGGAAAATATGGAGTCTTAGAAGAGAAGTAA
- a CDS encoding carboxypeptidase-like regulatory domain-containing protein: MRKSRKITFLILTLFFLLVSIQSFAQSSLLIKGKVIDAETKELLPFASIGIEGTSIGTASNSEGYFEFKVSSNWKERNIVCSFVGYKTFKIRISEADTYSKAGQLVFEMQPAESLKAVTISSKRIPKVEKIMKQVIKNLSTNYPQKPYNADFFYREYLKDSTAYVRLVEAALNVYDKRSYVPIIYNYKNKATGMIEIKNIEEEYFVQVRERRASYDYSKSRKNNFYIDVEYGTKYNWLRKQQFIFDKEMYEKFDYELINLTSLGGKTVYEIAFSYNGTIDRFRKLKGKVFVNEEDYAVLQLHFSYLPVGTMGGYNSEERYGYNIYLENEEHFYFKKYGEEENAKYLVSYQSLRSTEKYYESSEAFEESVSEYFVEQLTVDVNLENPTPQELQDASKLKEVKYNPLFWESYNVLADSPLNLKIKEDLEKRQSLEKQFEIGK; this comes from the coding sequence ATGAGAAAAAGTAGAAAAATAACATTTTTAATCCTTACTCTATTTTTCTTGCTTGTGAGTATTCAAAGTTTTGCTCAAAGTAGTCTTCTCATTAAAGGTAAAGTTATAGATGCAGAAACGAAAGAACTATTGCCTTTTGCTTCTATTGGTATTGAAGGCACAAGCATAGGAACAGCAAGTAATTCGGAAGGATATTTTGAGTTTAAAGTTAGTTCCAACTGGAAGGAAAGAAATATAGTCTGTTCTTTTGTAGGTTATAAAACGTTTAAAATACGTATTTCTGAAGCTGATACTTATTCTAAAGCTGGGCAATTGGTTTTTGAAATGCAGCCAGCCGAATCGCTCAAAGCAGTTACAATAAGCTCTAAACGTATTCCGAAAGTAGAGAAGATAATGAAGCAAGTTATTAAGAACCTCTCTACAAATTATCCACAAAAGCCTTACAATGCAGACTTTTTTTATAGAGAATACCTCAAAGATTCGACGGCTTATGTGCGTTTGGTAGAAGCTGCTCTAAATGTCTATGACAAAAGAAGTTATGTTCCTATCATTTACAATTACAAAAACAAAGCAACTGGAATGATAGAAATTAAGAACATAGAGGAAGAATATTTTGTACAAGTGAGAGAGCGTAGAGCCTCTTATGACTATTCCAAATCAAGAAAAAACAATTTTTATATTGATGTAGAGTATGGAACAAAATACAACTGGCTCAGAAAACAGCAGTTTATTTTTGATAAGGAAATGTATGAAAAATTTGACTATGAACTTATCAATCTGACTTCTTTAGGTGGAAAGACGGTCTATGAAATTGCTTTTTCATACAACGGAACGATTGATAGATTTAGAAAATTAAAAGGTAAAGTATTTGTCAATGAAGAAGATTATGCTGTGTTGCAACTTCATTTTTCTTATTTGCCTGTCGGAACAATGGGAGGTTATAATTCAGAAGAGCGATATGGTTACAATATTTATTTAGAAAATGAAGAGCATTTTTATTTCAAAAAATATGGAGAAGAGGAGAATGCCAAGTATTTGGTAAGCTATCAGTCTTTGCGCTCTACAGAGAAATACTATGAGAGTTCAGAAGCCTTTGAAGAATCTGTCTCTGAGTATTTTGTAGAACAACTGACCGTAGATGTAAATTTAGAAAACCCAACACCACAAGAGTTACAAGATGCTTCCAAACTAAAAGAAGTCAAGTATAATCCTCTGTTTTGGGAAAGTTACAACGTTTTGGCAGATTCTCCTCTCAACTTAAAAATAAAGGAAGACTTAGAAAAAAGACAATCTTTAGAAAAACAGTTTGAGATAGGGAAGTAG